The following are encoded together in the Chloroflexota bacterium genome:
- a CDS encoding site-2 protease family protein, with protein sequence MSLYISLGITLILAITVHEFAHALVADNLGDPTPRSQGRVTLNPLAHLDPFGSLLFIVSGFGWGRPVLTNPRNYRVPIRTGMAIVAFAGPLSNFLMALLAAIPFRLGLGGALNVGGVGEIIPSLSDFLSIFIQVNLGLMLFNLIPISPLDGFKVALGVLPDQWANALAGLEQVGPILLLLLVVSGRIGEQFGFGFNLLGFLVGPAQQGLFNLLVG encoded by the coding sequence ATGTCCCTCTACATCTCTCTCGGCATCACCCTCATCCTCGCCATCACCGTCCACGAGTTTGCCCATGCGCTTGTCGCCGACAACCTGGGCGATCCGACGCCGCGTAGTCAGGGGCGGGTGACGCTCAACCCGCTGGCGCATCTCGATCCATTTGGCTCGCTTCTCTTCATTGTCAGTGGCTTTGGCTGGGGCAGGCCGGTGCTCACCAACCCTCGCAACTACCGCGTCCCGATTCGCACCGGCATGGCTATCGTCGCCTTCGCCGGGCCGCTCTCGAACTTTCTTATGGCGTTGTTGGCCGCCATTCCGTTTCGGCTGGGCCTGGGCGGCGCGCTCAACGTTGGCGGCGTGGGCGAGATTATCCCCTCGCTCTCCGACTTCCTTTCAATCTTTATTCAAGTCAACCTCGGCCTCATGCTGTTCAACCTGATTCCTATTTCGCCCCTCGACGGCTTCAAAGTGGCGCTGGGCGTTCTGCCCGATCAGTGGGCCAACGCGCTGGCCGGGCTGGAGCAGGTGGGGCCGATCCTGTTGCTGTTGCTGGTCGTCAGTGGGCGGATTGGTGAGCAGTTCGGCTTTGGCTTCAACCTGCTTGGCTTCCTCGTCGGCCCGGCCCAACAAGGCCTCTTCAACCTTCTGGTCGGCTGA